In Clarias gariepinus isolate MV-2021 ecotype Netherlands chromosome 1, CGAR_prim_01v2, whole genome shotgun sequence, one DNA window encodes the following:
- the nol7 gene encoding nucleolar protein 7: protein MAKHQRGDSESSSEKDLSEKMSDLSDDEGPEEVTFGDSKAVALKSVKDARDSVQRAKELLKEKRRKRQLLFQEQKKSRLLPEALLEEFDTVAQKPPALPDEKGDAGEQQEEEKEIKLRKRNRVSKSLQGKCKVMRVKDGSADISMQKSAMDFIQARLYGPGTQRTTNAKLLSLQRKRGPDQGAAVQFVNKKWGADQKAKAEKCNKRFIHRQKLIPS from the exons ATGGCGAAACATCAGCGTGGGGACTCAGAGTCCAGCTCAGAAAAAGACTTAAGCGAGAAAATGTCTGATCTGAGCGATGATGAAGGACCAGAGGAAGTCACGTTTGGTGACTCGAAGGCCGTCGCGTTAAAGAGCGTTAAAGACGCGCGGGATTCTGTCCAAAG ggCAAAAGAGTTGCTGAaggagaaaaggagaaaaagacaGTTGCTTTTCCAAGAACAAAAg AAAAGCAGACTTTTACCAGAAGCTCTTTTGGAGGAATTTGACACAGTGGCTCAAAA ACCTCCAGCATTGCCAGATGAGAAAG GTGATGCAGGTGAGCAGCAGGAAGAagagaaggaaataaaattaaGGAAGCGAAATAGAGTGTCTAAAAG TTTGCAGGGCAAATGCAAGGTGATGCGGGTGAAAGACGGGTCTGCCGATATCTCGATGCAGAAATCAGCTATGGACTTCATCCAAGCACGTCTGTACGGTCCGGGAACCCAAAGAACAACCA ATGCTAAACTTCTCTCTCTGCAAAGGAAACGTGGCCCCGATCAAGGAGCCGCAGTGCAGTTTGTGAATAAAAAGTGGG GAGCAGACCAAAAGGCCAAGGCAGAAAAGTGCAACAAGAGGTTTATTCACAGACAGAAACTTATCCCCAGCTGA
- the epdr1 gene encoding mammalian ependymin-related protein 1 — translation MIMQFGLVYVCVACVWAVGASSIGRSEDPCIAPLQWEGRRVQYDHSTGRNTRAAVAYDAQNQRVRVLEQKTGHTPCKKFFEYIYLFKSGVYFQIEQVTKACAKLNLTEVWDPYDIPVNSTFEDQYYIGGPGDMIEVQEWSDRKPARKDETWIGVYTLKDCYPVHETYTKNSSVTTTTRFFDLKMGISDPEVFTPPSTCMWALPESMASDC, via the exons atgattatgcaGTTCGGTTTGGTGTACGTGTGTGTAGCGTGTGTTTGGGCGGTAGGAGCGAGCTCGATCGGGCGGTCAGAGGATCCGTGCATCGCCCCGCTGCAGTGGGAGGGCCGGCGCGTGCAGTACGACCACAGCACCGGGAGGAACACTCGCGCCGCGGTGGCGTACGATGCACAAAACCAGCGCGTAAGAGTGTTAGAGCAGAAGACAGGACACACGCCGTGCAAGAA GTTCTTTGAATACATCTACTTGTTTAAGAGTGGCGTGTATTTCCAGATTGAGCAAGTCACCAAAGCCTGTGCTAAGCTTAATTTGACCGAGGTTTGGGACCCTTATGACATCCCAGTGAACTCCACATTTGAGGATCAGTATTACATTGGTGGACCTGGAGATATGATTGAGGTTCAAGAGTGGTCCGACCGAAAGCCAGCTCGCAAAG ATGAGACCTGGATAGGAGTTTACACATTGAAAGATTGCTACCCCGTGCATGAGACATACACAAAGAACAGCAGTGTGACCACTACCACACGCTTCTTTGACCTGAAAATGGGCATCAGTGATCCTGAAGTATTTACTCCACCCAGCACCTGCATGTGGGCTCTGCCTGAAAGTATGGCTTCTGACTGCTGA
- the stard3nl gene encoding STARD3 N-terminal-like protein, which translates to MASQGSSVDSRATARGVGSINSTPVSARIESYEGVEKKCISDLRRTFCLFVTFDLLFITLLWIIELNVNGGIEQQLKREVLEYDYHNSFFDIFILAVFRFAALILAYAVFRLRHWWAIAITTAITSGFLIAKVIISKLLSQGAFGYLLPITSFILVWIETWMLDFKVLPQEAIDENRYLTIQSISERAPLMLPGPLSDGQFYSPPESVADSDEDLEDKHDLEKPIV; encoded by the exons ATGGCCAGCCAGGGCAGCAGTGTGGACTCGAGAGCCACGGCAAGGGGTGTGGGCTCCATTAACTCCACCCCCGTGTCTGCCCGCATCGAGTCCTATGAAGGTGTGGAGAAGAAGTGCATCTCTGATCTCCGCAGAACCTTCTGCCTGTTTGTGACCTTTGATCTTCTCTTCATCACTCTTCTCTGGATCATTGAGCTCAAT GTCAATGGCGGAATAGAGCAACAGCTAAAAAGAGAGGTGTTAGAATATGACTACCACAATtccttttttgacattttt ataCTGGCTGTGTTCCGATTTGCAGCCTTGATCCTGGCGTATGCAGTATTTAGACTGCGCCACTGGTGGGCCATCGCG ATAACAACAGCCATCACCAGTGGTTTCCTAATTGCAAAAGTTATTATATCAAAG CTGCTCTCTCAGGGGGCATTCGGTTACCTGCTACCCATCACCTCATTCATCCTGGTGTGGATAGAGACGTGGATGTTAGACTTTAAAGTTCTGCCACAGGAAGCCATTGATGAAAACA GGTATCTAACAATACAAAGCATCTCAGAGAGAGCTCCACTTATGCTGCCGGGGCCTCTCTCAGATGGACAGTTCTACTCACCACCTGAGTCTGTCGCAG ATTCTGATGAAGATCTGGAAGACAAGCATGACCTTGAGAAACCCATTGTCTAG